A genomic window from Silene latifolia isolate original U9 population chromosome 11, ASM4854445v1, whole genome shotgun sequence includes:
- the LOC141612239 gene encoding large ribosomal subunit protein eL39z/eL39x — MPSHKSFMIKKKLGKKMRQNRPIPHWIRMRTDNTIRYNAKRRHWRRTKLGF, encoded by the exons ATG CCGTCACATAAGTCGTTCATGATCAAGAAGAAGCTCGGGAAGAAGATGAGGCAGAATCGTCCTATTCCCCACTGGATTCGTATGAGGACCGATAACACCATCAG GTACAATGCGAAGCGTAGACATTGGCGCCGCACCAAGCTAGGGTTCTAA